The sequence below is a genomic window from Bactrocera neohumeralis isolate Rockhampton chromosome 4, APGP_CSIRO_Bneo_wtdbg2-racon-allhic-juicebox.fasta_v2, whole genome shotgun sequence.
CTGAAGTTTTTTGTGTTCGTTGTAGGGCTTTGAGTATTTTCTGATGTTTTCCTACGTCCATacgcggtttatgggccggcgacgtcattgggccgtacttctttcgtgatgatgaagaccggcacgttactgtgaatggaaatcgctaccgctcaatgataaccgaatatttttggccctaTTTGAACGGccccacaagccacacagcgaatgtcacaatcgatgtATTGAacaccaagtttggtgaacgtgttatctcacgaaatggcccaatcagttggccgcctcggtcgtgcgatttgacaccgttagactatttcctgtggagcTACGTCAAGTTTATGGTccatgccaacaagccagcgacgattgatgaacttcctACGAACTTTTTGGTCTGACCTTCATCAGCACTACCTCAAAGTAACTTTGTAGTATGTTCCATGTTGCTAATGTTCCAGTACCTCTAGGGTCCATTGGTTCAAGCAAACCTAGGAGGAGCTGAATGGTCTGGGGCAATTTTGGCGAATTAAGTTTCCAGCAGCCCTCCAGCAACGCAGCTCGTCTGCCTTTTCGTTTCCTTCCATTCCTATATGACCGGGTACTTAGATGATATTGAACGAGGTACCTACTGAAAGTCTGGTTATTGTCTGCTTTCTTAATCTAACGCAGTGAGACTAAGTATTGGCGCCGCAAATAGCTTTAATTACCGCTTGGCTATCCAATAGAAGGTTTATGGACCTTGGCCCTTGGTACAAAGTAGAGTCCCACTTAGCACCACAATTTCGGTCTGAGAGACTGAAAGCTACCTTCTATGTATGGATTACTAAGTAGATGTTTATTGAAATCTCCGGAAAGCAATGTTAGAAATTCTTATTACTAAACCATATTCTACATATTATGTTTCTTATGTATCAGCATTTAAAAATGTACCCCTAAGAGCCAGCCATGTTTTTACATACTAATTACATAAAAAACGAACAATTTTCACCCAAAaccaaaagtataaaaattgcaaccAACTTCTACAATTTGCATTCAACAAGATGTAAGAAGACAATTgacaatttttgtttgcaacACTCGTCGGAGATTAGACTGCCAACCAGCTGACAAGACATTTGCTCTCATGTTGCAAGCAAACAAAATGTCGAGCGAATGTTTAAATAGGCTCGAGCATGacaatttttatatctaaatgcaACATGTTTCTACGAGTGTGCTAACcatgcaaacaaatattttgggaATACCATTGAGTGCACGATTTGTCAGCCAAACCATGTGAATGCCCTCTGGAGAACATTAGACGCTGAATTTTTGGATTCTTTCAATTGACAATGAGGCGGTGGCTTAGAAAATTAAACTTGAGGCCACATATGTTTGAATTGAGCGAATTTTTATTCGACAGCATACCTTTCACAATATCCAAGCATCAAGAGCAACTTCTTTATTTCCCAAGTTGCTTTGTTAACAtggcatatactatatacatgcATGTGTCTAATAAACTTCTTATATTGAGCGGCTTTGGGTTTTACACAGGTGCCAACGGACATTCGATAGGTTAAGCTGCGAAATTGACAATCAAAAGAggcaaaataaattatcaacactatatactatatatgtacaatataatattaataaatacttttgttGATGTATATTTTTGAGGTCACGATCTTTGTCTTGGTTGTGGAGAACACCCTGTTCGTTAGTTGGAAAACTAACGGGCGATCCAAGTAGCTGtagttttttcaatagcctgccatgttatttttttcagtatatTTCATCACGGAAAGGCATACGCCTGAACAAAGTTTAcgaatcgttcaactttattgcgaaaattcacgttctgtaaagaatatgtttcgcgTGCTTTACTCAAGTTATGgacaacataatcggcctaccgAGAGTACTCTTTGCAACACCATTACATATCTTGAGACCCAACTTTCATTATTGGATGATATTCagccgaatagaccacgtccagcacgcagtgaagacaCTATAACAGCCGTAGTGTCGGATAGTacacacgaagaccgtggagagtcgattcggcgccgatCGTAGTAACGcggactgatgtatggaacgacttgaaagtgtataaaatacagcttgtataagaactgaagccgctcgaccttcccaagcgacattgcttcgctctatagGCTCTTGACGAATTCCacgaagattcgacgttttcgaaccaaattttgtttagcaatgaggtccatttctggctcaatggttatgtaaacaagcaaaattgccatatttgggacgaagaacaacctgaagagactCCATTCTGCTGCCATCATCgatctatatttcttcaaaaatgatgccggtgagaacgtaatttgacgcctgaaattgaagctcgtgatctcggcggcatttggtttcaacatgaCGACGTCacttccacacatcgcatcaatcaattaGATTAGATTACTGAGAGAACTCTTATTTGAGCAGATAATTACAcgttcgattggccaccaaaatcatgtgatatcacactgctATACTTTTTCCTGTGCGGATGTTTAAAGTCTTAAGTTTatacggacaatcccgcttcggtTTAGgcttagagcaaaacatcacgctctcgaacgagtcatcgaaaataaCAGTCAATAGATGAACCATCTTAGACGTAGCCACGTCCAACATGTGAAAGAGACCTGTAGTGCCCTGTGCAAAATGGCACGAATTGCCGAAATATGTCTCTGGAGAGGTTAATTAGTGAGGCTGTTACCACACAATAGCAAATTACCCTTACGCATGCCTTTAAGTTTTTACCAACATGTTTCGCCTTCCACTGTCTCCTCCTTGAATAGTAGCATCTGGTCCACTTCACATCCAACCGCATTATAGGATTCCAATCTTACCGTTCTGGAAGCAGTTGCAGAGCGGATAAGCACTTCAGCCAGTTCTACACGTTTCTGTACCAACAGAGATTTAAGATCGTAGGTTGAGATCGCTTTGACGGCCGTTGGACATGTACACAAGGCCCCCAATGTTTCAATACTTGAAGTCTTACCGAAGTCTGTGGTGTTTTCAATCACCACACCAAAGCTCCATATAAAGCAATGACATATAGTACATCCACCTGATAATCCTTGGTTAGTAGCCATAGGATTTACCAGCCAAGCGATAGCACATCATGAGATCTTTCGTGCATTTAATCTTTGTTAGATCCACACGTTTGTTTCGATGAAAAGAACTGACCTAAACGCATAAGGTCTGTTGGCAAAGAGTTTGCAATTAATAGGCTTGATGGTCTGCAATGAGTCTGCTAACATTCTTATCAGTACTTTTAAATGCTTTCTAATGattttaaaacttcaaaatttccACCATATTGTTAATAAATCGAAGCAACCCACCACGGCTGTCCTATTAACTACGAGTAGCTCGAGTTCGGCTTTTAAGCTATTCGTGCAAGACTGCGATTATCAAAAGAAATGTTTCTGAAAGGCGGTCCgaaaacttttctcacttgcgtgatcTTCTGCACATCACTCCATCCTCCAAACATGACTCTATCCTctactataaccgcgtaaacggtttCTACGCAAGTAAAGAAGTTTGAGTTCTCTCAAATTCTAACCAGAAAAAAGCAGTCCTATAAAATGAAGCCCAGCTAATcaggaaatattaaaatacctaTAAATGTGGAAGTTAATAATTTTGTGTTGCTAGCGCCTTAAAATACTTCCATGTGAAACGTATCAGAAGATTTAGATCCAATCACAAGCTTCCATACATTCGTAACACAACACAAACGATTTAGAAGTGATTTCCGGTAATATTTTAAGCTCGAATTTGACGGTCACATTAAAATTCTCAGCTCAGCTCACAGTGTCTTCAGTCATTTTGTACGCTTCTCAAAGCAAACACATTAATTCCGGCATCGATAGCGCAAATTCTTTGAGTAGCAGCCGATAAAGCCTCGAATGAGATCGAATGAGAATCACTTCATCAATTACAGATTAATGATGCGCTGCGTAGGGAGTGTTAAGACGCTGAAATGGAAACGGAAAAAATACCGTTATCGCATCTGcatattttcgtaatttttcagCGCAAATTTTGAAAGAAGAGAGCAAAAGAACATAAAATAGACAATAAATAGTTGTTGGAGATAGAAAAGAACGCAGATAAAAAGTAGAAACCTGTATATGTAGtagatttatatgtatgtgtgtatggccTGTTATCAAACAACGCCTGCCACAAATGAATTATGGCCAAATAAAAATCACGCTAATAAAATCATTTCTCAAAAATTCGTCACACCATTTCGGCTGCTTCAACACATCGGTATATTTCGTACTCTATTCTTTGCTGGCAACAGAAATTCTGTTTGTGTTGTCTTTGTTCTACTTTTCACTtttagtatatgtgtgtgcgtatgttttatttatatatacagttataaggCGTATGTCTGAGCTCACTTGTGTGATTGTGTGAATGAAATCGGTTTTGTATGCGATTCCCTGTGGACGTCAAAGTGTTTCACTAAACTAGGTTTTGTGCGTCAAAAGCCTCACAATGCGCCTAAAACTATAATACGTTTTTAGGGTTTTGGAAAGCAAGTTTAGTACTGTACTGCACAGTGTGTCAGTTTACTTATCCACGTAATTTTTCGATGACTCGAAATGGAGGAAACAGAAGTAATTTAGCTCAGattcatcaaaaaaaataaaagaaatcaaaaCGAACAAGAAAATTCTGCTCTCACTTCGCTACGGGAATAATATCGGATTACTCTCTAACTAGTTAATCTTGGAACTTATTTTTAACTCTAAGCGCTCaaagatatttattattttttttttaattcaatttttaaaaatatcggttttattttacaacaatCTCAATCACCACACTTTTTATTCTTCTTCGACCACTGTGCCTCAAACTACTAGGCCTGAGGGCGCAGAAAGATATCGCAAATAAtcaatgttaaaaaatttcatacaatttgTCAACTGAAAATGGCCTGCAGCCAGCAGCTTGCCACCAGCAACAACACCGGGCACTGACAGCATTGCATCTGACAGCAGATATAAGATACCAAGGGGTGGGGGAGTGcgagataaaacaaaaagttgaaaaataccGCAAAATGTGTGTTGCTCATTTATCGAAAGTCCCGAGAGATGAATGTCgctatgtgcatatatgtgtgtgtgtagtagtAAGGCAGTAATACACAGATAACGGTAAAGGGGATGCGAAGATAAATGTGGATGAACTACCCAGAGGAATAAaaggcgcacacatacatactaaaatAGGTTATGTATGCAGGCCTACAAGTAACTATGCGAGAgcgagtgtgtatgtgtgttgccgGGCGTTTGAGTTAACTTTCACAAACAAAATGCCCAAATTGAACTCTAatgaatagaaaaataatttataagcaaataaatGCGATCAGTGTTGAAAAATTGAAGCCGATAGCTAAATGGATGGTTTGCACTGCAGGGGAGTATTTGTGTTGAAATTCAAGGGGGAATtcagtgaaaatattataaatgtttaaaaggTATTTCCGTAGAGAAAGGTTGATGAATGGTAGGGGATGCTTTTTTTTTGGGTACAATTTTTGAACACTTtcaaagttttccaaatatCAGAAATTCATATTAATGAGCACAAcgttgagaaaaaaaattaatttcatagcGTTTTCTTagttattcaacaaaaatttattaatgtttttgcaGTTACCCATGAATGGGTtaggtttataaaaatttagaatttttttttatcttggaTTTTGCTATTTATATTTCAGATCAACACACAAACTATAGCCATTGTATTAGGAAGCTTTGCTATGGcgagttttatatattttttcaaaaataatgcttcCTTAGTTTTGTTGTGAATTTTTGgttagaaaattttatgaaatttaatatgtgaacaGAATTTCGGGGATATGGTCAAAGAGACTTCCTCTTACGGAGTCCAACTTAAAGATCTAATAAAGAAATGTAACGtctggttcaataatttttttttaatcgtctcagtcctattactttcccgAAAAACGCTGTAGACCCAACTATCGTGAAAACTATGTTTGAATTTGAGAGACGCTGAAATACGATTTTGTATGTGAAAAGGCTGAAACTGCAAGAGAAATCGTTTCTGCATCGGATTGTCGCATCTGATTAAAAATGGATCCAATGCGACAACTCTaaatacaacaagtaaggaagagctaagttcgggtgtcaccgaacattttatactctcgcatgataaagtgataatcgagatttcattatccgtcatttacatatttttttattttgctgtaaaattaattagattagatcaatttgtgtactttgagtattgaattgtattttcatttcctaatgtatatattatacagagaaggcatcagatggaattcaaaatagcgttatattggaagaaggcgtggttgtgaaccgatttcacccatatttcgtacatgatATCATGTCAAGAAAAGactatataccgaatttcattgaaatcggtctagtagttcctgagatatggtttttggtccataagtgggcgacgccacgcccattttcaatttttaaaaaaagcctgggtgcggcttccttctgcaatttcttccgaaaaatttagtgtttctgacgttttttgttagtcggttaacgcacttttaatgattttcaacataacctttgtttgggaggtgggcgtggttattatccgatttcttccatttttgaactgtatatggaaatgcctgaaggaaacgactccatagagtttggttgacatagctatagtagttttcgagatatgtacaaaaaacttagtagggggcagggccacgcccacttttccaaaaaaaatacgtccaaatatgcccctccttaatgcgatcctttgtgccaaatttcactttaatatctttatttatggcttagttatgacactttataggttttcggttttagccattttgtgggcgtggcagtgggccgattatgcccatcttcgaacttaaccttcgtatggagccaagaaatgcgtgtaccaagtttcatcatgatatctcaatttttactcaagttacagcttgcacggatggacagacagacatccggatttcaactctactcgtcaccctgatcactttggtatatataaccctatatctgactattttagttttaggacttacaaacaaccgttatgtgaacaaaactataatacactccttagcaactttgttgctaGAGTATAAATATGATAGGTGAAACCTGGCCAGCCAGCCATATCAACGTAAAACATCATATTTGGCGATATTGAaccccgaataagggatctcaatttggagatttgGCAAATGGTAAAAATTGATAGAGCACCACACCCTTGGGTAGACAAAGCCAAACGATTTGTTACTCGACGACTGTGCCAAAAGACTGATTCGGAGTGTCATCAATGTTGTactatgagcttctaaaacccGATGAAACTATTAATGGGGAGCTCTACAGATAATACCTTATTAAATAGAATTGATCGATTCTCAGAAATATCATATTGGCTGGGAGACTTTGTTCCACCCGCTTGATAGCCCAAACTTTTCTCCTTCTGATAACCATTTGTTCCGGTCGATGTAGAATAACATATAAAGTCAAAGATACCGCCCTCACTGGTATACGGTATACATAAGaaaagggtataaaatattttattacaaatattcaatttttttaacgtAACGCTTCTTTGAATAATCATTTCAATATTCAACGAATATTAGTTCGGtagttaaaatattatttttcctgCTTTCAACAGCAAAATTATGAGTTGCTTTCAAAGAGCTTCCCTATAAACGCAATCGCAAAAGCctaacagaaatatttataaattcaatttaataagTCTTTTGTACACAAAATCTATCCACACTCATTTATGTTTCCGATATATTGCCTTACCTCAATCAAGGAAGGTGTTGCTCACGCATCCACTTACAAAATAAGCTCCAGCCCACTTTTTTCTGCAGTTAACCTCAGAGTGCATACTGCTTGCCGCCAGCCAATTCTGGGTTGGGTTAGGTTGGGCACTTGGCACTCGTTCGACAAGCAAATGAGCTTATTTCGAGCTGTGCGgttaattaagtaaaatttatcacaatattgtaaattatttcaaCACCAAGCCACCGCCAAGCAATCACAGACAAGCCTACAAATATCAGTGGCCAACGGCCGAAGCACGCACATTTAGCCGCAGTTAACACGCAAAATAATATATGTGAGCAcctctgtatgtatgtaggtgtagtTGGAGAGCGAACTGCGCTACTTCATGGCGAATGAGATTACATTTgtttatacaaacataaattttcaCGTAAAATACACGGctacatattaaatatataaggACAAACGGCATTTCCTACTTTGGCGCGATTGCACccacttatgtatttatgtgtgttgtgtgtgtgtgttttgagtGTCTGCCTCCGTTAACACTTTCGTGACTGTACACCAAACCACCAACAGCGGAATGCCGGCACTGTGTCCTTTGTCAATGCAGAACACATTGCTCATACGCCGTGTAGGCCGACGCTCCAAACATTTAAATGTACGCACATAAAGTGGCATGTGCTTGAATCATATTGTTTGTTGCGCCATTTGTAAAGCAGGAAAAGGTTGAAGTCCTGCTGCTCGTAGTTAAAGAGGACATTATGtgtatataactgtatatttttataaatcaaacCCTGTATAGGCTTATACATGTGTTCATCTGTTTTCATGTAAGATTGTCGCTGTATCCTACCAAGCGGTAATCGTTGGCCGCTAACTAGCTGCTTTTATAGGCATTTCCTGCTCGTATGTACCATACTGCTTGCTACAAATTGtcagagcaacaacaacaacgagaaaGTAATCGCCGTTTCAGTGCTTACATGTAGATATACACCTATGACTTTGCATGTcgtattgtatttttaattgaattattacAGGGATTTTTTTATCCTATACCCAAATATATTTGCGTTGATTTTTTTCAGTTCTATAATGAAGAACTCAGCGTGAaaactttttatgaaaatgtacACCGATAGGACATAAAGCGACTCCCTATTTTTTCccactcttttgacatttctcttcactaaggtttgccatttcatcatgggtAGATATACCATCcaacgaaattattaaaattaactgcCGAagttcggagtcagtggcctcaactttcaGAGTTATCATGGTGGACAATTTTCAAGTCGACTTTTTAATATCAAATCCTACTAACTtgaaaaaaacacattataaatcGTAAATGTGCGGGTGACATACGTTATTGCAATATAATGTATAACacagaaaaatttcacaaaacaaaacgatgtggaccaagttttgagaatctgTCGAGGTTTTCTTctgcagtgacttcaatgtcatTTTGCGCATGAAGCAATGCCAGACCGATCAATCTATCTTAAAGCATGTTCCTCCTTCGTCACGTTTTCATGCAGCaaagtgtcgaaaaagagcgctcagagctcgcattcgttacaggaagtgtgcagaatatgcgaagaaaactgTGAATTATGTGGTATAGGGTTTCGCAGCTGTTCAGGGTTTCCAATGAAGTAGTCGGcaacttgttgtcttttgacttttgcttctgcccccAATGACACACAGGAAAAACCACGCCGTAAAATGTCAGAATGATCAATGCACAATAGTTTTAGCTGGCAGCTGTTGGCTTTGGAATGTTGGTAAACTTAGAGGATAAGCCGCGTAGAATGTATCAATCGAACAGATCACGGATGGAGTGAATGCAGCATCTATTTCAAGTACTCTATCACGCTGCTTCGTTTCAAATTTAGCACTTTCAGTTACGGATCTGATTggttttattaacaaattaatcTGCATACTTTGCTACAATTTGTAACTTCAGTGGTATCttagcattatttattatattcaaaaatggagACAGCCTTAGATtttgtttctgaaataaaatgataattttCTGGATTAAATTTCTGTTacgttatattttttcagagtgGTGATAAGCCATTTAGCGCTTTGAGGGGTCAATGTCTCCAACATCTAATTAATCCGTGACTTATGTAATATATATCTCCAGATTTATAAGTGCTTTCGAATTGCACTATATATGTCGTTAGGCAGATAAGATTGGTACTCAAAAACTTTTCAGACAGTTTTGGCATTAGCTGACGTAGTATGGCTTAAGAATACATCAAATATGGAAAAACACAAGCCAAATGGCTAAAAATATGAACAGTGTTTATAGTCCTAATTTATTAATAGCGAATGAATCGTAAGGTTTCGTCGATTTCGTTCCGGTAATCTAAAGTAAGtactatttttatttcctaGGAGCTAAAACACTTCTCTTGAAACCAATTacggaataaaaaaagaactcgATATGTGAGTTCCATACGAATTAAGGCAAAAACTTCACGGAACGAATTCTAAAAATCGCTCACTCGCAACAAAATCTTATGAAGCGGATAGTTTCTGGTAATGAATGGTGGTCACTTAGGACAACGGTAAACCAAAAGATTTTTCTATGTTCTATACTCCACCTCTAAATTCAATTCTATGAACAAATGCACCGTCGCCGTAAGTCTTAAGGATTTGGCCAATAGGAGAGAAATTGTGATCCAACAGGACAACAGCAGGTCAAACACATCGATAGCGGCTCGGCAGAAGCTTCGGGAACTTGGAATTGAggattttaattataaacactGTGTAATGACTACCTGTTCCTGTTCAAGGTGAAAGATTTTGCTTGGAAAAACTCCCTTCAAGAGAAGCTTATGAAAATCAACTACCCCAGTTTTTTATAGGAGACAGAGGATTCTATGAGAGTGGCATTCTTAAGCTACctctaaaattgcaaaaaattatcgAACACAGtgcatatttgttgtaaatcGGGCATAATGGATATCATCATATCATAATCAGAGCCATAAACTTAAATGGATTTCTAGAGACCTTTCATTAGAACTTGTGTATTCCAACGAAAGTCTGTCTCTTTGCAAGAGAAAGTTACAACGATCCAATTATCTAACAATCTTAGTCGGTTGTGGTTGCACCTTAGACTAACTCTTATCGTCTATTTTCACCCTAATAGTTAGAAAGTAGATTTTGTAGATAGAAGTTGAGTAAACTGTCCAGCTAATCTTGAAATAGTCCGTATAATAAATTGCAAAGATTTATGTTCTTTTTTTGCGGAGAATGATAAAAGTAGTTGAAAAGTGGCTGGAGCTGACAACCCTAAACTACGAAGGTCATTATCGAGTTGCCGtgagaatcgagagtgacccGTGCAGCTTCAACCTAAATAATGTAGCAGGTTAagctcctacttatccagaatcgacatcgacatatctaatatatatCCAGCATTCAACGAGTTCCGCATGGTCTTAACTATTTCTTCGAATGCCCAGCTAACCCAACACATCTGACATCCCCCTCCCTATGTTCCGACTCGACAACTTTTCTTATTAAGGCACATAATTATTCCTAGTATATTTGTACTCGAGCGTTACATTTATACCTATCTTAGATCAGAAATAAAAGACTCTGTTTAAGAACCACtgcttaaaattcatttttaccaaatatttcacgaaaattataaaaacaataacatatcCTCGCTTTGTTAGGATTTTTATGAAAGCAACAATAAGTTTTCTCTTAAAAAGACGTTTTAAGAGCGCAACAATATATATTCTCTTTAATTAGCGTATGACGATAGCGTGGAAATAACACGAGAGAGTTAAGGGTCGAACTCATATTCCTCCGGTGGAGTTAAACCATCGATCTTATAACATTGATCCTTTGCCGATTTACATTCTTGCtttgttggtggtttttcgtCACCTTCCCAAGTAAAATATGGACACGTTGTCTTCTTATGATACTCAGCTTGGCATAAATAGACGAATGTGTAATAAGGTTTGCAGGCTTTCTTAAAGAAAATCTTGCTGGCGGGATTGCCCTTAATCTGTCCGTAAATCTTTGCAGCtgaaagaaacaatttttttttattaaaaaaaaatataaaaaatgtatgaaaaaatatctaaaaaaataaaaaaaattaaaataaattgaaataaattaaaagtaataaattttaccACTCACTTGAAAAAATCCCTTTACTCACCATCTTTGCGACAATAATCGTACATTTCAATATAATATTGCTGCTCTTTGGGACGATCCGCATACGTAATCGCCACATCCTCCTTCACAGCTTGCATATCAATATCCTCAGcgttttggtcaaataattgcGACTTTTATAAATGCACTCGACTAAACACTATGCCAGCACACaggaaaataaataagtatttagTTGTTTCTTGAAAaagtttattcaattatttactGATAAAAAGCCAATCAATTTAGTGGGGCTTTTCTCGTCCTCCGCCGGAATTTTGTCCTTGTGTAAGAGCACGCATTTCGCTGTTACCTCATCGAAGATTATATGTAAATTGTCGCAGCAGCCTTTGCGCTGTTAACCATTGTGTCAAATTTAGCGAAAAAGTaacacaaaaaatcaaaaaagtgacacagcaaattcaaaaatatatcataaatattATAGCAATCAGAAATGGTTTCTAATATTCAAAAGCGTTACCGCGTTGCTGCACTTTTTCTCATCGAGCGTGCCAATATCGCTGGCAGCCGTGTCCCCAAATGCTCTGACAAACAGCTAAATAAAAATACTCAagcattaatataaatataattgaatctTTTAACTTCAGTTGCCCACCTTCAGACATATCACAAGGCACAAAATCTCACTTGGCTGCATAGTTAAGTTTCTTCCGTTATGGTGTT
It includes:
- the LOC126757640 gene encoding LOW QUALITY PROTEIN: uncharacterized protein LOC126757640 (The sequence of the model RefSeq protein was modified relative to this genomic sequence to represent the inferred CDS: deleted 2 bases in 1 codon), yielding MQPSEILCLVICLKLFVRAFGDTAASDIGTLDEKKCSNARKGCCDNLHIIFDEVTAKCVLLHKDKIPAEDEKSPTKLIGFLSCLVECIYKSRNYLTKAEDIDMQAVKEDVAITYADRPKEQQYYIEMYDYCRKDAAKIYGQIKGNPASKIFFKKACKPYYTFVYLCQAEYHKKTTCPYFTWEGDEKPPTKQECKSAKDQCYKIDGLTPPEEYEFDP